The DNA window TACACGAAGCGCGCGCTCACCGGCGCTCTCATCGAGCTCATGAGCGAGAACCACATCTCGAAGATCTCCGTGAAGGCGCTCTGCGAGGCGGCCGACGTGAACCGCAGCACCTTCTACGCCCACTTCCGCAACCAGTACGACCTGCTGGCGCACATCGAGGCCGAGGCGCTCGGCGACCTCAAGGCGCGCCTTCTGGCCGACGACGAGCCGCGCGGGCGCAACGTGGTGAAGATCCTCGAGTACGCGAAGGAGAACGCCGACGTGTTCCTCATGCTGCTCGACGAGAGCGACGGCGGCTTCCAGCGCCAGATCATGGAGCTGGCGCACCTCGTGGACATCCAGCTGTCCGACCAGGAGAAGGCCGTCGACGCCGACGATCTGGAGTACATGTACCTGTTCGCCGTGTCGGGCGCGCTCGGCATGCTGTCGCACTGGCTGAAGAAGGGCACGCCGCAGTCCCCCGCCGAGATGTCGGAGCTGCTGCTGCGCATGATCCAACACGGCATCGAGGAACGCGCGTAAGGACGGCGCCCGAGCGCAGGCGACCGCTCAGACAACAGGCGCTACCCCCGGAAGAGGGCGACGAAGCGGTCCCAGATGGTCTGCTCCTGCTCGGGCTCCTCCTGCTCGGGAGGCTCGGGCTTCTCGATGGCGGCCGTGGTCATGACGAACTGGACCGCCGTCACGCCCGTGTTCTCGGGCGACATGAACGAGACGGGCTCGAACTCCGGGAAGTCGAAGTCGGCCGTCATCTCAGCGATCTGCTGCTTCATGGTGTCGGGCAGGACGATGACGGACTCGTTGAGCTGGCCCATGCCGCTGCTCAGCTCGCCCGCGCCGCCCGCCAGCTGCCCCGTGCCGCCCGCAAGCTGGCTCGCACCCGACGCCAGCTGGCCGTAGTTGCCGGCGAGCGTCGACAGGCCCGAGGCGTACTGGGCGAGCCCCTCGTGGAACTGGCCGTACTCGCCGGAGAGCTGCGCGATGCCGTCGGCTAGCTGCGAAAGCTGGTCGAGCTGCCCGCCGCCGACGGCCTTCTCAAGCGAGGACGCCATGGTGCGCAGGGCGGCCTCCTGCTGGTCGAGGGCATCCGGGAGGGATCCGAGCAGC is part of the Arabiibacter massiliensis genome and encodes:
- a CDS encoding TetR/AcrR family transcriptional regulator, with protein sequence MDTSRTDRRVQYTKRALTGALIELMSENHISKISVKALCEAADVNRSTFYAHFRNQYDLLAHIEAEALGDLKARLLADDEPRGRNVVKILEYAKENADVFLMLLDESDGGFQRQIMELAHLVDIQLSDQEKAVDADDLEYMYLFAVSGALGMLSHWLKKGTPQSPAEMSELLLRMIQHGIEERA